In Granulicella mallensis MP5ACTX8, the sequence AAATTCGGACGCTGCTGGTGTCATGGGCGTTCGCCCGGTTATGCTCTGAGTTTCGAGATGCGAGAGCCGAGAATCGAGTTGCTTACTCGAAGCTCGCTACTCATCTCTCGAGACTCGAAGCATAATTCGGAGGAACGGTGCAGGACTTCAGGAATATCGAATTTTGGCGTAAAGCCCATGTGCTGGTCCTGGCTATCTACCGGGAGACCCAGTCGCTGCCCAAAGAAGAGGTATTCGGTTTAACGATTCAATTGCGGCGCAGTGCCACTGCGATTGCAACACGGATCGCCGAGGGATGCGGGCGCGAGAACAACCTGGAGTT encodes:
- a CDS encoding four helix bundle protein — its product is MQDFRNIEFWRKAHVLVLAIYRETQSLPKEEVFGLTIQLRRSATAIATRIAEGCGRENNLEFAADLRKAQASCNELEYLIELAKDLTYWKPESSAKLMAETIEVRKMIHGYLRKF